GTGCAGCAGCATGTACTTCCCGTTGATCCGTTGGGGGAACAGGGTCACATCTTTGTTAGGGGGTGGGAGAATCATGCCGATGCGTTCTACGTGTACAAAATCGGTGGTGACGGCCAAGCCTACACCTGGCCCATGCTCGGATACGGCTGTATAGGTGATCCAGTATTTACCCTCCAGAAACGTAATGCGGGCATCTTCAATACCAAAGGCTTCATCAAGGCGGGCTGGGAATAAAAAAGGTTTATTCTCAATCTGAAAGTGAATACCATCCCGACTGCGGGCCAGTCGCAAATGGCTCATCGAGGTTAAATAAACTTTTCCGTTTAGCGAAAGCAAGCGGGGGTCGTAAGGTTCGCTGGGTTCCGGAAATTGTTTGATCGACAGCGTAGGGATGCCATCTACTACGTCGATGAGTGGGATACGAATAAAGCCTGGTTCAGCTTTTGGGGCTTCGGCCACGCGTACTAGAAGAATAACTTCATCGTTGAAGAGGCAGGCTGCCGGATTAAAGGCGCCCAGAACGTCAAATCCTTCAACGCTCGGTTTGACATCATGGGTTTGCAGAATAGGTTGATCAGACAACCGTCGGAGCTGGTAATTCTTCATTAGCTGAGCCAAAAAGCTATTTTTTTCCAGTTGATGCAACAATTGTGGCACTATTATGCATAAACTTGATAGCAGGCTTGTAGTTTTGAGCTTTTATTGAATAAGTTTGAGCGCTGGCTAAACCTTACGGGAAAGAGCCGCGTTATGTCGAGTGAACCAACATTTATCCTTTATTGACCATGATTTACCAGCCAACGTTTGATCAGGATGAAGACGTGCTGATGTTGAACCCTGATCCCAAATTTGCTTTTGATGATGATGATGATTTTGACGACGATGACGTTGACTTTGATGAAATAGACGACCCCGGTGTCGATTCAGAGTTTGGGGCCGATGATCTGGAGGATTTCGATGAAGACGATCTGGAAGAACTGGATGATGATGACATCGAAGACGATCTGGACGACGATAGTATGGAATAATTAGCCCGGCATGTATAACTCAGAGATCGATTTCTGAGTTATACGCTTGTCGAACCAAATACACCGTTATGAAACCAGATCCGGCTGAAGAGCCCTTAGTGACTACTAAACATGCGGATGAGGAGGGCACAGCTCCCGATTCTGAAACCCAGTCGTCGGCTGCCAGTGAAGCTGGTGATCGCACCACCGAAGATGGCTCCCGCGCTCCCAACGACCCCGCCGAAGGAGCTTAATCCAATGATTGAATGAGTGAGTGATAGAATGATTGAATAGGCTGACGCAAGCTTTTTTATTCAATCATTCTATCACTCACTCATTCAATTATTACAGAAAGCAGCGTCTGGCATTTCATCTCGGTTTCCTGCCATTCGCGCTCGGGAACTGAATCTTCGGTGATACCTGCCCCTGCGTAAAGTGTTGCCTGTTTGCCTTCGAGTTTCATGCAGCGGATATGTACAAAAATATGACTCGACGGCCCCTCCTGATTCGTATTGATATTGACAGGGCCTAAAAAACCACTATAAAATTCGCGGTTATGGGCTTCATGTTGCTGGATAAACCGGAACGCTACATCGCGGGGAGTGCCGCAAACGGCTGACGTTGGGTGCAACAACCGAAGCATGACGGTTCCTAACTGGGGATACCGCACTGCCTGCGTATCGACGGTAAACGAGGTGCCCAGGTGCATCAGATTCCCGGCTATAACACTCTTTGGCCCTTCTTCAATATATTCCCGCAGACGGATCTTCTTGAAACATTCGATGATGTAGCGGCATACAATCGCCTGTTCTTCAATCTCTTTTTGTGACCACATAGCCTCGGCTGGACGCTTAGCAGTGCCATCTGGATTGAAGGCCGATTGGGTACCGGCTAAGGCGGCTGTCTGGAAAATACCATCGGCATTTTGGCTGACCAGTCGTTCGGGAGTAGCGCTGATCCAGATTTGCCCTTTCTCTGGTATCGAAACCGCTGATACAAAGGCATTCGGGTATTTTTCGCAAAGTTTATCGAACAACGCTACCGCATTGGGAGCCTCAGCGAACAGTACCTGTTTTGTGCGTGATAAAACCACTTTGCGGAATTCGCCCCGTTGCATCGCTTCAACCGCTTCTGCTACATTCTGAACATATTGTTCCTGTGCATGCGGCTCGTTAAGGGCTACCGGGTTACTCAATATGGGTTGGTCGCCTGTAGCGATGGCTTTTCGGACCGCCTGCCAGAACGGCTCAGCTTTCGCTGACGAGTTATCTGAATGAGTGGGCTGATTGGCAAGGGAAGAATTGCCCGAAAATGTTGCCTGAATATCGGCCCGCAAAAAGAGCGTTTGCGGAACGTAGTCGGTCGTATCTAAATGTTCATCCGGCTGTGCTTCAACATGCATACTCCGGGCGAGGTTGTCGAAAGGGCTGATTACAAAACCAGCGGGCAACTCTTCCAGATCGGCCGACACCCGTGGTAGTACATCATCGAACGATACAATCAGGTGTTTATCCTGCTGATTCGGTAATCGCCAGAGAGCAGCCGGAAAGCCTACCGAGAGTGCCGCTTCCCAATAATCAATAGCACTAGGAGCCGGTACAAACAGGCGACGTTTGGTAGTTGGAGTACTCGAAACGAATTTACTTACAGACTCAGGTTGCATAATAGATAGCCAGCCAATTGGGGGTCGGCTACAACGATAACATATTTTACGGTGAATTTGTGCTGCATTTTCTACGAACTTTGCGGTTGGATTATCAGTCCGGCCAACGCTTATGATTCGTATCTTTCAACAGGACGAAACCGCCGTCCGCAAAATTCGGGACATTGATTCCTTCTCCGACACCGAACGAACCCTATGGGTCGATCTGCAGAATCCAACCCCAGCCGAAATAAAGAGTGTCGAAGAAAAATTCGATGTCGATTTTCTGAGTCAGCAGGAGCAGTTGGAAATTGAAAGTAGTTCGCGGTACATCGAAGAAGATGATTTCATGATTGCCAACTCCAACTTTCTTATTCCTGATAAGGAACAACGGTATGTGAATGTGCCGGTGAGTTTTATCCTGAAAGATGACACGTTGTTCACCTACCGTAATGCTGATCTGAAATCGTTTGCCGATACGGTAAAGCGGATTAAGTCGCGCCGGGCAGTTTTCAGCGATGGGGCCCAGATCATGATTTCCATCTTTGAGTCACGGATCGATTACGATGCTGATTTGATCGAGTTAGTATCGAACGAAATCAAAGCCATCAACCGGATGCTCGATCTGGATGCCAATCTGGACCGCGAGATGCTCCTGAATATCAACGATTATCAGGAGCTAACCATGTTGATTCGGGAAAATGTGGTTGATAAACAGCGAGTTATTTCATCCATGATTCGCTCTGATGGCTGGTTCAATGAACTGGAGCAGCAACGGTTACGAACCCTCATCAAGGATATTAACTCGCTGATCGAACACACAAATTTCATTTTCGAGCGACTGGAGTTCCTGCAAAATACCTACCTCGGTCTGATTGACCTGGAGCAGAACCGGGTCGTCAAAATCTTTACCGTTGTGTCGCTGGTCTTTCTGCCGCCAACCTTGCTGGCCAGCATCTGGGGTATGAACTTCGATGAGATGCCCGAAGTTCACTGGAAATATGGGTATGTATTTGCGCTGGCTATGATGGTGCTTTCGTCGGCCCTGACCGTTTGGATATTCCGTCGGAAAAACTGGTTGTGAAGCCTGACGGGCCTGTACGATGTAGGCTATCAAAATTATAGATGAAAAGGGGGATGTCAGCGAGTTACCTTTTTAAGGGGTTAGCGTCTGATTGTCAAACAAATTCCCCTTCACTATGGAACAGGCGCAAACCCGACTGGAACTTTTTTACACGCAGGTAGTCACCTTTGTTACGCTTTATGGTGGCCGTGTGCTGCTGGCGATCCTGACACTTATCGTTGGCCTTTGGGCTATAGGCTGGATTACCCGAATTCTGGCTACTACTATGACCAAACGGCATGTCGATCGGGATGTACAACCCTTTCTGCTATCGTTGGTCAATGGTTTGTTGAGGGTCTTATTACTCCTTAGTATTGCCAGCACGCTGGGTGTTCAGACGACCTCGTTCGTGGCTATCATTGGAGCGGCTGGTCTGGCCGTAGGACTAGCCTTACAGGGTAGTTTATCCAATTTTGCCGGGGGCGTATTAATCTTAATTTTTAAGCCGTTTCGGGTAGGCGACCTGATTACGGCACAAGGTTTTACGGGAAATGTTGAAGCGATCCGAATTTTCGATACAACGCTGGTAACCCTGGATAACAAAACGATCATTCTGCCCAACGGATCATTGTCGACTGCTGCTATTACGAATATCAGCACAAAGGGAGTTATTCGTGTTGATCAGGTGTATACGGTAGGCAGTCAAAATGATCTGGACGCTACCAAGGTGTCGATTCAGAAAGTCATTGCAGCCTGCCCATATGCGCTTCAGGATCGGGAGCATGATGTGCTGATTGCAAAACTGGGGGCTAACTCACGTGACTACGATGTGCGTGTGTGGACCAAGAGCGACACCTATTGGGATACGTACTATTACATGCTCGAGCATATTGCCCGGCAGTTTGGTAAAGACGGTATCGAAGCTCCCAAGCCGAAAATGTTTATTACAAACGAAGAATAGCCATTCGTTCGGAACCTAACAAAAACGCCCACCTGGACTTTGGTTGTTCAGGTGGGCGTTTTTATACCAGTTTTTTTGCTGATTCGTTAAACGTTTTTACGGCAAATGAGTCTAACTCATGATGAGTGTCAGTACTCACCGCTTACGAATGAATCGCCATGAACATGCTAAACACAATAAAACGGCTCGCACTGATGACTTTACTGGCATTGAGTCCATCGTTGGTGCAGGAAGCCGCTGCTCAACCCGGTGTTACGGTGCCTGTTGAGTCGTTTTATAACGAACTGTCTCCATATGGGCAATGGATGCAGTACCCTGGCTACGGAAATGTGTGGCTACCCAATGCCGGACCTAATTTTCAGCCGTATGCCAGTGCAGGTCACTGGGTCATGACCGAATATGGCAATACCTGGGTATCCGATTATGCCTGGGGCTGGGCGCCGTTTCACTATGGTCGCTGGATTTACGACCCTGCCTACGGTGGGTGGCTTTGGGTGCCAGGTAGCGACTGGGCTCCTGCGTGGGTATCATGGCGGTCGGGTGGAGGGTATTATGGATGGGCACCACTGGCACCTGGCTGGGATATTAATGTCAACATCAATATCCCTTCGTTTTACTGGAATTTTGTCCCCCAGATTTACATAACCAGCCCGAATCTGTATAGCTATTGTGTGCCACGCCCACGCGTAGTGAATGTCTATCAGCAAACAACGATTATCAATAACTATTATCGGGGCGGTGGACGAGCGTATGCCTATGGGCCGCCGAGAACTGATATTGAACGGGCAACCCGTCAAAACGTTCCGGTGTATCGTGTCGAACATATGGATCGGCCTGGTCGGTCGGTAGTTGGCAACGGATCCGTCGGTTTTTATCGTCCTGGTTCTGCAATTGCCCATAATCCCGGTCGTGATAATAATGATCGCTTCAATAACGCACCCCGTCGGGATTATGATGGTGGTAACGCGACCTATAATCGGGGCGGACGGTATAATGGTGACTTTAACAACAATCGCCCGAATTACGATAGTCGCCCAGGCTATGATAATCGCCCGAACTACGATGGGGGCAGCAACGTGCCCAGCCGTGAGTACAATGGGGGCATGAGTCGGGGCAATGGATTCCCAATGGAGCGCAATGGTGGGGGTAATAGTGGCGGTTTTAATAACGCACCATCGCCTAATGCTGGTAATAGTACAATGCCTTCGCCAGTACCAGCCCCAAGCCGTGGGAATTATTCACCCGGTAACGCGTCACAGGGCGACAATGGTTTTCAAAATGGCGGACGAATGGGAGGGAATGAGCCAAGAAACTTCCCGCAGGGTGGTTTTCAGCAACAACCGAATCGGTCGTTTGACCGGGTTGAGCGGCAGCCACAAATGAATAGCCAACCTATGCAGGGCGGTCAAAGTGGCGGTGGTTTCCAGCGGATGCAGGAAAGCCGACCTCAGTCGTTACCTCAGCATAACCCGGGACAGCCGCAACAGGGCGGGGGTGGTTTTGGCGAGCGCCATCAGCGAGGCCCCCGATAAGTTACGTGAATCAATCGTTTCAGAAAACGCCATATGCCTACAGGGTATGTGGCGTTTTCGTTATCACCTGACCATCCTTGACTATTTTTGCTCCCTATGCGCTATTTTATTGAATTGTCGTATCGGGGAACGGCTTACTGCGGCTGGCAATCACAGACGGTCGGTGTTAGTATTCAGGTTACGCTGGAAGCTGCGCTCAGCCAACGTCTGGGTCAACGCGTTTATGTAGTGGGCAGCGGGCGCACAGATGCGGGAGTACATGCCCGGCAGCAATTTGCCCATTTTGATACCGATGAGCAGCTTAGTTTATCGGAAGCATTTATCTATTCGTTGAATTGCCTTCTGCCGGAGGATATTGCCATTCGGGCTATCTTTCCGGTTCGGAAAACAGATCATGCACGATTTTCGGCCACTTTCAGATATTACCAGTATCACATTACCCGGCAAAAGGACGTCTTTGTGTATGGACTGACGTATCATTTCCGGCCACTACTCAACGAGAAATTAATGAACGAAGCCTGCCAGTGTATGCTGAATTACACAAATTTTCAAAGTTTCAGTAAGGCGCGGGCCAATGTCAATCATTTTCATTGCCGTCTCGATTTTGCCTATTGGGAGCGCATAAACGAGGATTGCCTGACGTTTCATATTCGGGCCGACCGCTTCCTGTGGGGCATGGTACGTACAATTGTCGGCACGATGCTTGAGATAGGACAGGAGCGGATGGATATCCATCAGTTTGAGCAGATTATACAGGCGAAAGACCGGAATGAGGCTGGAAGAGCTGTTCCGGCAAATGGCTTATATCTGGTTGAGGTGGGCTACCCAGAAGAGGTGATAATGAGCAGGAATAGTGGGCCAAGGCCATAGGCTAATTGGCACTACTGATCGCCTTCCCTCTGTGCTTCACTTAAATTTTCTTAAATTCGACCGCTTAGCAGTTGAATCCATTATTTTTGTCACATAACACGAACCCCTGAATGGCTCGTATAAAAAAGAAAGTTGGTGCCTATCCCAGCGGTATGATTTTGTTTAGTCTGACGCTGGCGTTGTTTTTAATTGGTTTTTGCGGTTTACTGGCTATTCAGTCGAAAAAACTGGTTACCTATATTCGTGAAAATTACGAAATCCGGGCGTTTCTGGATAAAGACCTGGACGAGAAAAAAATAGAAAAACTTTTTCAGACCATTGCCGAACGCCCTTACGTTTTGAGAACAGATGGAAAGCCGCAGGTAGTTCTGGTAACGAAAGACGAAGCGGCCAAAGCATTTATTGCCGAAACCAAAGAGGATTTTTCGAAGTTTTTAGGAGAAAACCCCTTACATGACAGCTACCGCATCAAACTCAACGAAGGGTATTTTGAAGAAGCGAAATTGCAGCAGGTAAAGCAGGATTTAGAGCAGATCGATGGGGTATTTGAAGTAGTTTATCAGGAGAATCTGGTCGATAACATCAACCGGAATATCACCAAGATTTACGCCGTCATGTCGGCATTTGCCGTGATTTTGTTAGTGATCATTGTGGTGCTGATGAATAATACGATCCGGCTGGCGCTTCATTCACAGCGTATGCTCATCCGGAGTATGCAACTGGTAGGAGCGACGAATGGATTTATTACCCGACCCTTTTTGGGCCGGGGTATGTGGCAGGGATTTCTGGCTGGATTGATTGCGGTCGCCCTGTTGTTGATTTGTTTACAGATTGCCATCCATAACCTACCCGAAGTGGGGATGTTTCAGGATACTGAAAAGACCATTTTTCTGATGGCGGGTGTGGTTGGATTAGGTATATTGATTGGCTTTTTGAGTACGTTTCAGGCCGTAAATCGTTACCTCGGCTTAACACTGGATGAGCTTTACTAAGTAGTGAATAGTTTAAACGGAATAATGCGTAAAGAGTAATGGACAGCTGAGGGTTTGTTCAGTCATTTTTACTCGCTAATGTTCATTCTCCATTAAATAGACGAAACGATGGCAAAAGATAAGCAGACTGGCTCAGCTACGCTCTCTCGCGAAGAACCAGCAAAAAAAACGACAGTCACGCCGACGACTGCTCCAAAAAGTACGCCTATTCGGCCCGTAAGTAGCGAACCGTTGCGACCATCGGCAGCTGCGGCACTTCCGTTCGGGAAACAGAACTACCTATTCATGCTAATTGGAATAGGGGTTATTCTGGCCGGGTTTTTCATTATGAGCCTCGATAAGGAAGAGTTTGGTTTTGGCTTTTTAGGACTGACCCTCGGCCCGATTGTGGTAATGAGCGGTTTTGTTCTGGAATTCGTTGCCATCCTGACCCGACCCAAGGCGTAGCGGAAAGTTATAAAGTTGAAGTGCTATAAAGTTATAGCGTTGTAAAGTAGTTTTGCCGAAACGATTTTCTGACGGTAACTCGACAATTTTACAACGCTATACCTTTTTTATACTAGTTAATGGAGCTGATTCACGCAATTGTACTGGCGATTATTGAGGGCTTAACCGAGTTTCTGCCCGTCTCCTCAACCGGGCACATGATTATCTACTCATCGCTGGCTGGCATTGCCAGTGATGAATTTACCAAACTCTACACGGTCGATATTCAATTCGGTTGTATTCTGTCGGTACTGGTGTTGTACCATCGTCGTTTTCTGACCGATCCTCGTACGGGTAATTTTACCATACCCAGTTACCTGAAATCATTTCCTCCCCGTTTGCAGCCTCTGCTCGATTTTTATAGTAAAATTCTGATTGCCTTTCTTCCCGCTGCTGTTATCGGCTTTGCACTGAACGACTTCATCGATTCACTGCTGGAGAATGTTACGGTCGTGGCCATCATGTTGCTGGTGGGTGGTATCATCCTGCTGTTCATTGATCGAATTGTGAATCGGGAGCCAAAAGATGGCGACGTTACCGTGCCTGATGCGCTCCGAATCGGCTTTTTTCAGTGTATTGCTATGATTCCGGGGGTTTCGCGGTCGGCGGCAACCATCATCGGTGGTATGTTCCAGGGATTAACTCGGGCTCAGGCGGCCGAATTCTCCTTTTTTTTGGCGGTGCCGACTATGGCTGCGGCTTCGGGTTATAAACTGCTGAAAACCTATAAACTGCTTCAACCCGACGATTATCAAACGCTGCTGATCGGGAATGCCATCGCTTTTGTAGTTGGCATGCTGGCAATTCGGGGCTTCGTTAGTTTCCTGACCCGTTATGGTTTTAAAGTTTTTGGGTACTACCGGATCGTGCTTGGGCTGGTGTTGCTGGGTTTGCTGGCAGCTGGTGTAAAGCTGGATGTTCTCTAAAAAGTAGAGTGCAACAATATACGAGGAACCACAAAGACACGCATTGGGCTTTACTCTGTGTATCTTTGCGGTTTCTCCGTGTATTGCTGTGTCACAACAAACTGAAATAAGCCCTGCTTCTGATCCCGGTCAGGTTATCCTGATCGATAAACCGCTTACGTGGACATCGTTCGATGTCGCCAATAAGTTAAAATACGCCTGTAAATTCAAGAAAATCGGCCATGCCGGTACGCTCGATCCGTTGGCAACTGGCCTGCTCATTCTTTGTACGGGCAAGATGACCAAACAAATTGACCAGTATCAGGCGCAGGAAAAAGAATATACGGGTACGTTAGTGCTCGGTAAAACAACCCCTTCGGTCGACCTGGAAACGGGATTCGATGCTGAATTCAACACAACGGGTATTACAGCCGATCAGATTCAGGCAGCAGCTCAACAGTTGACGGGCGACATCTTGCAGGTGCCCCCCATTTACTCAGCTGTGCGGGTCAATGGAGAACGGCTCTATGAAAAAGCCCGACGTGGCGAAACCGCTGACCGTGTGGAGGGAGGTATTAAGGCTCGGCAGGTGACGGTTTCTGCTTTTGAGGTTGATGCCAGCCGTTTCCCTGAAGTAGATTTTCGCATCGTATGTTCGAAAGGCACCTATATTCGCAGTCTCGTACGCGATTTGGGGATGTTACTCAACAATGGTGCCTATATGAGTAGCCTGCGTCGAACGCGGATTGGTCATTTTCGTATCGAAGAAGCCCATACCATCGACGAGTTTATAAAGATAAGTCGTGAGTCATCAGTTTGAAAAAGTCAGCAATAGTAACGTTGCCGACTTTTTCAAACTGATGACTCACGATTAGCGACTGAACATGATTATTTACAACGGTCTCAACGACATACAACCTTTAGTCAATGCGGTAGTTACCAGCGGTACATTTGATGGGGTTCATTTAGGCCATCAGACGATTCTGGCGCGGCTAACTGAGATAGCCCAAACGAATGGGGGCGAGTCGGTGCTGATTACCTATTGGCCGCATCCGCGAACGGTCGTATCAAACGATAGTCAGAATCTACGATTGCTGACCTCGCTCGACGAAAAAATTGAACTGATCGATCAGGCAGGTGTCGATCATCTGGTGGTTATTCCGTTCACGCGTTCGTTTTCTGAACTGACATCCGAGCAATATATCCGCCAGATTCTGATCGATAAAATTGGTACTAAGAAGCTGGTTATTGGCTACGACCACCGTTTTGGCCGCGATCGCGAAGGCGGGTTTGAATATATTCGTGCTCATCAGAATGAGTATGGATTTGAGGTGGAAGAAATACCCCGTCAGGATGTGGATGCAGTAGGGGTTAGTTCGTCTAAAATTCGGGCGGCCCTGAACGAAGGCAATGTTCACACCGCAAATCGCTTGCTGGGACGTGCTTACAACCTGACAGGTACGATTGTAAAAGGCCGTCAGTTGGGCCGTACGATTGGCTTCCCTACGGCCAACATGCAGGTCGATGATCCAACAAAATTAATTCCTGCCAATGGGGTGTATGCGGTTGAGGTGGCGTACGGTGGACAAACGCTGGGTGGAATGCTTAACATCGGATTCCGCCCGACTGTGGCGGGGACGCACCAAACCATCGAGACGTATATTTTCGATTTTGACAAGGACATCTACGGCGAACACATGACCCTGAAATTTCGGGAGTTTCTGCGCCCGGAGCAAAAATTCGACGGCCTTCCTGCACTCGTAGCTCAATTGAAACGAGACGAGGAAACGGCGCGGGTAGTGCTTAGTCAGAAGTAATTAAAGATGGTCAAGGATTGTCAGGCTACGCTCGCCAATCCCTGGCCAATATGTTTTCCGGCTACATACCCCGTAGTCCAGGCATTTTGAAAGTTGAACCCCCCGGTAATCCCGTCAATATCCAGGACTTCGCCCGCGAAAAATAGACCGGGTTGGGCTTTGCTTTCGAGTGTTTGCGGATTCAGACTGTCAACGGCAATGCCTCCGCAGGTAACGAACTCGTCTTTAAAGGTCGTTTTCCCAACAACCTGAAACTGGCTGTTGGTCAGTCGCTCAATTAATCGATTCAGCAATTTGGCAGGTAAGTCGGCCCAGCGTTGTGCGTCGGTCATGCCTGACTCCGACACAAAAATCTGCCATAACCGATTCGGTAAACCGAACGGATTTTGTGAAGATACCTGTTTCCGTCCATTTTGCTGGCGGAAGTCCTGGAGCAGGTTGCGAAGTTGATGCTCGTTGAGCGTAGGAGTCCAGTTGATTCGAAGGACAAATCGGTAGTCCATAGCGGCCAGTTCACGAGCCGCCCAGGCCGACAGACGCAGAATAGCCGGGCCACTAAACCCCCAATGCGTCAGCAGCAATGGGCCACGTTGTTCCTGTTTGGTTCCTTTTATGGAAACGGCCGCATCAACAACCGATACACCTGCTAAGGGTAATAAATAACTCTCGGGTACATTAAACGTGAACAATGAAGGAACGGGCGATACCAGGGCTTCGGCTTGTTGAGGCAGCCAATGATAAGAGGACGCTTGTGGATAGCCACCAGTAGCAATCAAGACCCGATCGGCCTGAATAACCTCGTCGTTCAGCAGGGTTAGGTGCCAGATTGTTTGTCCATCATCCGTTTTCGTAGGGGTAAGTGTCGATACCCCACAACTGGTCTGCACCTGAATACCCAGTCGACGGGCGGTGCCCATCAGGCAGGTTACGATGGTTTCGGAGGTGTTCGTCGATGGAAACATGCGGCCATCCGCTTCTGTTTTCAACGCAACCCCGTGCGCTTCGAACCAGCGTACGGTGGCCGTAGCATCGAACTGATTCAATAGATTGCGTAATGGTTTCTCACCACGGGGGTAATATTTAACCAGTTTTTTATTGTCGAAACAGGCATGGGTAACATTGCAGCGCCCCCCGCCCGAAATACGGACTTTATTCAAGACCGTTCGGCTCTTCTCTAAAATTGTGATTGTGGCGTCAGGAAAGGTTTCGGCAGCTGTGATGGCCCCGAAAAAACCGGCTGCTCCACCACCAATGACAATAATGCGTAAAGATGACATGGAGGGGTAACAGTCATTTTGAATTTCATGTTCCGGGAGATAAGTGAATAGATCAGATCGACGGCGGCAGTACCTCTTTTGTAACGACCAGCCTATAACATCAAACAAAAACTTAACTTTGGCCTATGCATCTGAAACCTCGCTTTTCACCAAAAAATACAACCCGCCGGGGCTTCCGTCTACGGGGAAATACACTCGTAACGCTGTTTATCTTTTTCCTGATCGGGTTATTTCTGCATTACGGCGGCAAAACGAAGCCAGTAGTTGCCTTTTGGAACGATGTTCGGGAGATCATTGGCCTGGGCCGTTCCCGACCAGACCGGGAGCGAGATAACCCATACAAAGCGCCCGAACCTGACCAATCGTCGGATGTGGCTACCGACAATCGAAACAAATCACGGTCGGATGAAAGCGAGGCTTCCGATGGCGATCGAAATTCGCCATCGGAAGCTTCCTCGGGTAATCAACGGTTCGATTTCGAAAAACAGGCCGATTTCCTGCTGCCCCAGTCCAAATGGAATGGCGATTTGATCCGCCACGAAGGCTATACCCTTAGCTATCGCGATCAATATAAAGACGCCGAATGGGTGGCTTATCCCTTGCTTTCGTATGAAACCCGAGGAGATGCCGATCGTAAAAACGAACAGTTCAAACCGGACCCATCTGTCGAAAATGGAACAGCCTTACCATCCGACTATACCCGATCAGGTTACGACCGGGGCCACCTGGCCCCGGCTGGCGATTTTAAATTTTCGCAGCGAATCATGCGCGAAACGTTTTTTATGAGCAACATCACCCCACAGGCCCCGGATTTTAACCGGGGTATCTGGAGTGATCTGGAAAGTCTGGTGCGTACCTGGGCCCGTCGGGATAATGGCTTGTATGTCATTACAGGACCCGTACTGAAACCTGGTTTGCCTACCATCGGAAAAAGTACGGAGGTGAGTGTACCCCAAAAATTTTACAAAGTCATCCTGTATTGCAATAAGCCTGAAATCCGGATGATTGGCTTCCTGCTCGACAACGAAGGCTCAACGGAATCGCTGAAATCATTCGTGGTACCGGTTGATTTAATCGAGCAGCTAACGGGCATTGATTTCTTTCCCAAAATCCCCGACGACCTGGAACGTAAACTGGAAAGCAAAAGCCGTGAAGAAATGGTGGATGAGTGGTTTAGCAATTGAACCAGGCTACTGATTCGGATTGATGAGCATGGGGGTTTTGCCGTCGGTAACGATGATTTTGGCATTGGGCGAAGTGGCTAGCTGCCGGAAGGCTTCGATGGTTTTATATTCGATAATCTGCTTGTTGAGGGCTTCCGAAATAATTTTTTGGGAATCCGCGATGCCTTTGGCTTCAATCACTTTCCGATCGGCTTCTTTGTGCTCTTTTTGCAGAATAAACTCCATCTGCTGAGCCTGTTGT
This window of the Spirosoma aerolatum genome carries:
- a CDS encoding bifunctional riboflavin kinase/FAD synthetase, whose protein sequence is MIIYNGLNDIQPLVNAVVTSGTFDGVHLGHQTILARLTEIAQTNGGESVLITYWPHPRTVVSNDSQNLRLLTSLDEKIELIDQAGVDHLVVIPFTRSFSELTSEQYIRQILIDKIGTKKLVIGYDHRFGRDREGGFEYIRAHQNEYGFEVEEIPRQDVDAVGVSSSKIRAALNEGNVHTANRLLGRAYNLTGTIVKGRQLGRTIGFPTANMQVDDPTKLIPANGVYAVEVAYGGQTLGGMLNIGFRPTVAGTHQTIETYIFDFDKDIYGEHMTLKFREFLRPEQKFDGLPALVAQLKRDEETARVVLSQK
- a CDS encoding BaiN/RdsA family NAD(P)/FAD-dependent oxidoreductase → MSSLRIIVIGGGAAGFFGAITAAETFPDATITILEKSRTVLNKVRISGGGRCNVTHACFDNKKLVKYYPRGEKPLRNLLNQFDATATVRWFEAHGVALKTEADGRMFPSTNTSETIVTCLMGTARRLGIQVQTSCGVSTLTPTKTDDGQTIWHLTLLNDEVIQADRVLIATGGYPQASSYHWLPQQAEALVSPVPSLFTFNVPESYLLPLAGVSVVDAAVSIKGTKQEQRGPLLLTHWGFSGPAILRLSAWAARELAAMDYRFVLRINWTPTLNEHQLRNLLQDFRQQNGRKQVSSQNPFGLPNRLWQIFVSESGMTDAQRWADLPAKLLNRLIERLTNSQFQVVGKTTFKDEFVTCGGIAVDSLNPQTLESKAQPGLFFAGEVLDIDGITGGFNFQNAWTTGYVAGKHIGQGLASVA
- a CDS encoding DNA/RNA non-specific endonuclease, with the translated sequence MHLKPRFSPKNTTRRGFRLRGNTLVTLFIFFLIGLFLHYGGKTKPVVAFWNDVREIIGLGRSRPDRERDNPYKAPEPDQSSDVATDNRNKSRSDESEASDGDRNSPSEASSGNQRFDFEKQADFLLPQSKWNGDLIRHEGYTLSYRDQYKDAEWVAYPLLSYETRGDADRKNEQFKPDPSVENGTALPSDYTRSGYDRGHLAPAGDFKFSQRIMRETFFMSNITPQAPDFNRGIWSDLESLVRTWARRDNGLYVITGPVLKPGLPTIGKSTEVSVPQKFYKVILYCNKPEIRMIGFLLDNEGSTESLKSFVVPVDLIEQLTGIDFFPKIPDDLERKLESKSREEMVDEWFSN